Proteins encoded in a region of the Neodiprion virginianus isolate iyNeoVirg1 chromosome 2, iyNeoVirg1.1, whole genome shotgun sequence genome:
- the LOC124298198 gene encoding uncharacterized protein LOC124298198 isoform X3, whose translation MENAMKNHDESSKATNRTRTRKNKQELDQLRRDVLVTNKLLDNEIQGLDSAGKRTGKKKMCHRLLPLRNPEVGIFANGSKGAEIKRENLALTESDKARIESDLQKILHDGLRRSKRLKSQAANKLQQKCQETVDKNESDSPENQSDDNVLEIKPAPVVASKKPNGKRRLQVPIEQDRNIRKVSNAEMHDTKTIAKQFKTDNKRNNSAGKKCKRSLFQDENDDSDHPIHLSCVEDLRFSPTLGKAKVKKESGEPKSKPANRKLNFNCGKVGKKVITAKYQKLCAVVSAQSFTNCLKQTPHVDPRTKIKKSLGTLYSVCRQQKMLVQKHPTKVSKANIKNSKHSRRQTPLEDQPSTSNFKIDIGHQAIKLEAPAITVKTEPTGDSHQNASTSSDTSIIAEWETNSLRVNYDSVGATLKSEITECSGTTDTSCEKGQQQFTKEGIVERPTSTIPSQERSKFLNEKENQLTQAPSLRKKILQRYLQETNNSGSFPSRKSEEEVTSTVKSEVKPRCFQTVTRAANSATVNCPDTRQNFDNVAGPSKTNLSSASSSTLPKFPSARKKLMMRYLREVNNQDRPNPFTETLEENQEHGCSSKETASATLGSSPSTKKILVKRYLQEVNGQEEQPAISKASESNAEKRCFGEEAQRPEFGLQMPIKVETVADSLTVNCDSDENSHFAKENLDPRLPQVPEMRKAILQRFLHDVEVQNMERQQVETAENFPVGSARHMPVILRRSQQERVWHRTSSEAEIGQDFGGITISHEEPEVMPTPAVVNALYELNEYQSRTSCDFSEPNVYHTIPPYNYHVEHFQTNGFSGQDRDYERFPVFPKRSNSSSTANSDELPHIAPQNEPYQVHQLQVLGASEQVELLHRMHERNVRSQMFQLPRSEFHNISTSLMQPPNLAPPDSGVTYHWPPPPAILNIPTRSYSETCFQRRFNFVVPFEQTESISHSTIINPLYRSAVLENLPYPQNFSPMLEELRNYNYQLLIDSGYAHAAFFNSQIGENAGQYYQHVTQPIYSVTDVHPPQQSQVLPDYSPSDD comes from the exons ATGGAGAACGCGATGAAAAACCACGACGAAAGCAGCAAAGCGACGAATAGGACGAGGACCAGGAAAAACAAACAGGAGCTCGACCAGCTTCGGCGAGACGTTTTAGTCACAAATAAATTACTG GATAACGAAATTCAAGGATTAGACAGCGCTGGAAAAAGGACCGGAAAGAAGAAGATGTGTCACAGACTTCTACCG TTAAGAAACCCGGAAGTCGGTATTTTTGCAAACGGGTCGAAAGGTGCTGAAATAAAAAGGG AAAATCTTGCCTTAACCGAATCAGATAAAGCACGCATCGAAAGTGATCTTCAGAAGATTTTGCACGATGGGCTACGGAGATCAAA GAGATTGAAAAGCCAAGCTGCAAATAAACTCCAACAAAAATGTCAGGAAACTGTTGACAAAAATGAGTCGGATTCACCGGAAAATCAGTCCGATGATAACGTCTTAGAAATAAAACCTGCGCCAGTCGTCGCTAGTAAAAAACCTAA tgGCAAAAGAAGGTTGCAAGTCCCCATCGAGCAGGATCGGAATATCAGGAAAGTATCTAATGCGGAAATGCATGATACAAAAACTATTGCAAAACAGTTCAAAACTGATAACAAGAGGAACAATTCGGCTGGAAAAAAGTGTAAGAGAAGCCTGTTTCAAGATGAAAATGACGATTCTGATCATCCAATTCACTTATCATGCGTTGAAGACTTGCG ATTTTCTCCGACTCTTGGCAAGGCTAAAGTTAAAAAGGAATCCGGAGAGCCAAAGTCAAAACCTGCTAAtcggaaattaaattttaattgcggtaaagttggaaaaaaagtgattaCCGCCAAGTACCAGAAACTTTGCGCAGTTGTTTCTGCCCAAAGCTTCACCAATTGTCTTAAGCAAACGCCTCATGTCG atCCAAggacaaaaatcaaaaagtcTCTAGGTACCTTGTACTCCGTTTGCCGACAGCAAAAGATGCTGGTTCAAAAGCATCCGACGAAAGTTTCGAAGGCAAATATCAAAAACAGTAAACATTCTCGTCGCCAGACGCCTCTCGAAGACCAACCGTCGACTTCCAATTTTAAAATCGATATTGGACATCAGGCCATAAAACTTGAGGCCCCTGCGATCACTGTCAAGACGGAACCGACCGGGGATAGTCATCAAAACGCCTCCACCTCATCGGACACAAGCATAATTGCGGAATGGGAAACAAACTCTTTGAGGGTGAATTACGACAGTGTCGGTGCAACTTTAAAATCGGAAATAACCGAGTGTTCGGGGACCACCGACACAAGTTGTGAAAAAGGCCAGCAACAATTTACAAAAGag GGTATCGTTGAAAGACCGACGTCTACAATACCCAGCCAAGAACGAAGCAAATTTCTCAACGAGAAAGAAAACCAGTTGACCCAAGCTCCGTCACTCCGTAAGAAAATTCTGCAGAGATATCTGCAAGAGACGAACAATTCAGGTTCTTTTCCGTCGCGAAAATCAGAAGAGGAAGTCACTTCCACTGTTAAATCGGAAGTCAAGCCTCGATGCTTCCAGACCGTAACAAGAGCAGCAAATTCGGCAACTGTCAACTGTCCGGATACTCGTCAAAACTTCGATAACGTAGCTGGACCATCAAAGACCAATTTGAGCAGCGCGTCGAGTTCGACGCTGCCGAAATTTCCATCAGCGCGGAAAAAGTTGATGATGCGCTACCTGAGGGAGGTTAATAATCAGGACAGGCCGAATCCTTTCACGGAAACACTCGAGGAGAATCAGGAGCATGGATGTTCGAGCAAAGAAACTGCCTCTGCTACTctg GGTTCAAGCCCGAGTACCAAGAAAATACTCGTGAAGCGGTATCTGCAAGAAGTGAACGGCCAAGAAGAACAACCGGCGATCTCGAAAGCATCGGAATCAAACGCAGAAAAGCGCTGTTTCGGCGAAGAGGCCCAGAGACCGGAGTTCGGATTACAGATGCCCATAAAAGTTGAGACAGTCGCTGATTCCTTGACCGTGAACTGCGATAGTGACGAAAATTCTCACTTTGCTAAGGAAAATTTAGATCCACGGCTGCCGCAAGTCCCGGAGATGCGCAAGGCGATATTACAACGGTTTCTGCATGACGTGGAGGTCCAGAATATGGAGAGACAGCAAGTCGAGACGGCGGAAAATTTTCCGGTAGGATCAGCGCGTCACATGCCGGTGATTCTACGAAGATCGCAGCAAGAGAGGGTTTGGCACAGAACTTCGAGCGAGGCTGAAATCGGTCAAGATTTCGGGGGAATCACCATAAGCCACGAAGAACCGGAAGTCATGCCGACACCCGCTGTCGTAAACGCGCTTTACGAACTGAATGAATACCAATCGAGAACCAGCTGCGATTTTTCGGAACCGAATGTATACCACACAATTCCACCTTACAATTATCATGTGGAACATTTCCAGACAAACGGATTTTCCGGTCAGGATCGGGACTACGAAAGGTTTCCAGTTTTCCCGAAACGGAGCAACTCCTCGTCGACTGCAAATTCTGACGAGTTGCCGCATATTGCGCCCCAAAATGAACCGTATCAAGTGCACCAACTTCAGGTCCTCGGAGCCAGTGAACAAGTCGAGCTGCTGCACCGTATGCACGAGCGAAACGTG CGATCACAAATGTTCCAGTTGCCGAGAAGCGAATTCCATAACATTTCTACTAGCTTAATGCAGCCGCCGAACCTCGCGCCGCCCGATTCTGGAGTTACTTATCACTGGCCGCCACCTCCtgcaattttgaatatacCCACGCGAAGCTACTCGGAGACATGCTTTCAGAGAAGGTTCAATTTCGTTGTTCCTTTCGAGCAAACCGAGTCGATTTCCCATAGCACGATCATCAATCCGCTGTACAGATCAGCCGTTCTTGAAAATCTGCCATACCCGCAGAACTTTAGCCCCATGTTGGAAGAACTTCGGAATTATAACTATCAATTGCTTATTGATTCTGGATATGCTCACGCCGCTTTCTTCAACAGTCAG ATTGGTGAAAATGCCGGTCAATATTATCAGCATGTTACACAGCCG atttataGCGTTACTGATGTTCATCCTCCGCAACAAAGCCAAGTACTGCCAGATTATTCTCCTAGCGATGACTAG